One genomic segment of Pseudonocardia sp. T1-2H includes these proteins:
- a CDS encoding glutamate synthase subunit beta translates to MGDPWGFLGTSRENPRRRPVPLRLRDWGEVHEPMPAARLRKQAGRCMDCGIPFCHEACPLGNFIPEWNDLVRRAEWRRALERLHATNNFPEFTGVLCPAPCEASCVLAINNDPVTIKQVELQIIDHAWEQGWVAPLPPTARTGRTVAIVGSGPAGLAAAQQLTRVGHEVIVYERADRFGGLLRYGIPEFKMQKRRLDRRLEQMRAEGTTFRAAAEAGVDPSVEELRARSDAVVLACGATIRRELSVPGRALDGVHPAMEYLTWANRVQEGDVEVSPITAMGKEVAIIGGGDTGTDCLGTVHRQGARSVVHVDIRPHPPEQRTADMPWPTYPAIYRTAPAHEEGGARLFSTDTLEFLGDADGRLRAIRIAEGFRDDRKRFHPTAATARVIPTQLALLALGFLGAERSRLLAELGVQFDEHGNVARDENFMSGVEGIFVAGDMGRGQSLIVWAIAEGRAAAAAVDAYLTGRDVLPRPIEPTDSPIA, encoded by the coding sequence GTGGGCGACCCTTGGGGATTTCTCGGAACCTCCCGCGAGAACCCGCGGCGTCGACCCGTCCCCCTGCGGTTGCGCGACTGGGGTGAGGTTCACGAGCCGATGCCGGCGGCCCGGCTGCGTAAGCAGGCCGGTCGGTGCATGGACTGCGGCATCCCGTTCTGCCACGAGGCCTGTCCGCTGGGCAACTTCATCCCGGAGTGGAACGACCTGGTCCGGCGTGCCGAGTGGCGCCGGGCGCTCGAACGGCTGCACGCCACGAACAACTTCCCGGAGTTCACCGGCGTGCTGTGCCCGGCACCCTGCGAGGCGTCGTGCGTGCTGGCGATCAACAACGACCCGGTCACGATCAAGCAGGTCGAGCTGCAGATCATCGACCACGCCTGGGAGCAGGGGTGGGTGGCGCCGCTCCCGCCGACGGCACGGACGGGCCGTACGGTCGCCATCGTCGGGTCCGGCCCGGCCGGGCTCGCGGCCGCCCAGCAGCTCACCCGGGTCGGCCACGAGGTGATCGTCTACGAGCGGGCCGACCGGTTCGGCGGGCTGCTGCGCTACGGGATCCCCGAGTTCAAGATGCAGAAGCGCCGGCTCGACCGCCGACTCGAGCAGATGCGCGCCGAGGGCACCACCTTCCGGGCCGCGGCGGAGGCCGGCGTCGACCCCTCCGTCGAGGAGCTCCGAGCCCGATCCGACGCCGTGGTCCTGGCCTGCGGCGCCACCATCAGGCGGGAGCTGTCCGTACCGGGTCGCGCGCTCGACGGCGTCCACCCGGCGATGGAGTACCTGACCTGGGCCAACCGGGTGCAAGAAGGCGACGTGGAGGTCTCGCCGATCACCGCCATGGGCAAGGAGGTCGCCATCATCGGAGGGGGCGACACGGGAACCGACTGCCTGGGCACCGTCCACCGCCAGGGGGCACGGTCGGTCGTGCACGTCGACATCCGACCTCACCCGCCCGAGCAGCGCACCGCGGACATGCCGTGGCCCACCTACCCCGCGATCTACCGGACAGCACCCGCGCATGAGGAGGGCGGTGCGCGCCTGTTCAGCACGGACACCCTCGAGTTCCTCGGCGACGCGGACGGCAGGCTGCGGGCGATCAGGATCGCCGAGGGATTCCGCGACGACCGCAAACGGTTCCACCCGACGGCCGCGACGGCACGGGTGATCCCCACACAGCTCGCCCTGCTGGCTCTAGGGTTCCTCGGCGCCGAGCGCAGCAGGCTTCTCGCCGAGCTGGGCGTCCAGTTCGACGAGCACGGCAACGTCGCACGTGATGAGAACTTCATGTCCGGTGTCGAGGGCATCTTCGTCGCCGGCGACATGGGCCGCGGTCAGTCGCTCATCGTGTGGGCGATAGCGGAGGGCCGCGCCGCTGCGGCTGCCGTCGACGCCTACCTCACCGGGCGTGACGTCCTGCCCCGCCCGATCGAGCCCACCGACAGCCCGATCGCCTAG
- a CDS encoding DUF5313 family protein: protein MGSPRRPGPLRWLWYAAGGALPSAYREWVCYDVTCRTWPLRHLLRLLVQLVPVAVVLLVLIPGPMWVRVMAVVSGSLVGLAYSFVFLYEATEHRACKAGYPHGTAARVRAESRAARRSRS from the coding sequence ATGGGATCGCCGCGGCGACCGGGCCCTCTTCGCTGGTTGTGGTACGCCGCCGGCGGTGCGCTGCCGTCGGCATATCGGGAGTGGGTGTGCTACGACGTCACCTGTCGCACCTGGCCGCTGCGTCACCTGCTGCGATTGCTTGTGCAGCTGGTGCCGGTCGCGGTCGTGTTGCTGGTGTTGATCCCGGGCCCGATGTGGGTCCGGGTGATGGCCGTGGTGAGCGGGTCGCTGGTCGGGCTCGCCTACTCCTTCGTGTTCCTCTACGAGGCCACCGAGCATCGGGCATGCAAGGCCGGCTATCCCCACGGCACCGCAGCACGTGTCCGCGCGGAGAGCCGCGCCGCGCGAAGAAGTCGGTCATGA
- a CDS encoding DUF3500 domain-containing protein: protein MNDSPARAAGDRAAAAAAAWLAALDDDQRTAAAWPWPSDDERHRWYYTPTDHGGLALTDMRPAQRGLAMQLVATGLSRAGYGTVSTIMGLENVLDLVEGFQVDWGRERGRDPQMYWMRVFGEPGGDAPWSWRFGGHHISLNVLVVDGEVQASTPCFLGADPASSPLLGPHPLRPLGGVEDLARDLVRSLDEEQAAHALISGVAPTDIVGGNRSRIGDGDLMMRLPDIWRGYFAEARLADRVEAMHQGAEEKAGASPEHHEAVRLTGVPKGVPASDLTAGQQDQLRALLGLYLGRIPDELAEREAAKFAGDRLHGVHLAWAGSTEPGRPHYYRLQGPRLLVEYDNTQRDVNHVHSVWRDPENDFGYDVLAQHRARHHS from the coding sequence GTGAACGACTCCCCCGCCCGGGCCGCAGGCGACAGGGCCGCCGCGGCCGCCGCGGCCTGGCTCGCCGCCCTCGACGACGACCAGCGCACCGCGGCGGCCTGGCCATGGCCGTCCGACGACGAGCGCCACCGCTGGTACTACACGCCCACCGACCACGGCGGTCTCGCGCTGACGGACATGCGTCCGGCTCAGCGAGGCCTGGCCATGCAGCTCGTCGCCACCGGGCTCTCCCGCGCCGGCTACGGCACCGTGTCGACGATCATGGGCCTGGAGAACGTCCTCGACCTCGTCGAGGGCTTCCAGGTCGACTGGGGCCGCGAGCGCGGCCGCGACCCTCAGATGTACTGGATGCGGGTGTTCGGCGAGCCGGGCGGCGACGCGCCCTGGTCGTGGCGCTTCGGCGGCCACCACATCTCGCTCAACGTGCTCGTCGTCGACGGCGAGGTGCAGGCCAGCACGCCCTGCTTCCTCGGCGCCGACCCGGCCTCGTCACCGCTGCTCGGCCCGCACCCGCTGCGCCCCCTGGGCGGCGTCGAGGACCTCGCCCGCGACCTGGTGCGCTCGCTCGACGAGGAGCAGGCGGCGCACGCGTTGATCAGCGGCGTCGCGCCCACCGACATCGTGGGGGGCAACCGCTCGCGCATCGGCGACGGCGACCTGATGATGCGGCTGCCCGACATCTGGCGCGGATACTTCGCCGAGGCCCGCCTCGCCGACCGGGTGGAGGCCATGCACCAGGGCGCCGAGGAGAAGGCCGGAGCGAGCCCGGAGCACCACGAGGCCGTGCGGCTGACCGGGGTCCCGAAGGGCGTCCCCGCGTCGGACCTGACCGCGGGCCAACAGGACCAGCTGCGCGCCCTGCTCGGCCTCTACCTCGGCCGGATCCCCGACGAGCTCGCCGAGCGCGAGGCCGCGAAGTTCGCCGGCGACCGGCTCCACGGCGTGCACCTGGCGTGGGCGGGCAGCACCGAACCGGGACGACCGCACTACTACCGTCTGCAGGGCCCGCGGCTGCTCGTCGAGTACGACAACACCCAGCGCGATGTGAACCACGTGCACTCGGTGTGGCGCGACCCGGAGAACGACTTCGGGTACGACGTGCTGGCGCAGCATCGCGCCCGGCACCACAGCTGA
- a CDS encoding DEAD/DEAH box helicase — protein sequence MRGKAATAALPGIPEEEFVARRGQPQTRARRSAPREQRRGRERGDVMSVLAHSVREVAAALRSGRVTPATRTKFQAVALLLREERARVRAEENISDARRAGRLKRLDDIATTLAMTAVRDPALLALLAEDAIVSDEARSLARDVLRKAGSETGLETDVDQAPPVEVPAAPTKPRVVPQSVVSRQLANPFLAPDFSAPRPSAPRPTPLAGWELLGPLLRSFERAGGGASACMALPAPTLQRAPGGRELMPHQARLVAAAQAGHRTFLLADEPGLGKTAQALLAAEAANAYPLLVVVPNVVKTNWVREAGLWTPRRSATVIHGNGDSIDGFADIVVVNYEVLDRHVGWLGDFGFRGMVVDEAHFIKNKASQRSQHVLELSERIRSFTARPLLMALTGTPLINDIEDFLAIWQFLGWIDGTKPLADLMDALTETGLTPADPGFYAAARSCVVDLGIVRRRKVDVAADIPARRIADLPVELDGPAGRSIRAAERDLARRMMARYSDALAIRRSGGVVESPTADGIDHDLVRRVARWEQKDAATSTTGDNVFSMMRRIGHAKAGLAADYAAQLARSAGKVVFFAKHVDVMDAAEETFTKQGVRFSSIRGDQTSTVRQRNIDAFVNDPGVAVAVCSLTAAGVGINLQVASNIVLAELSWTAAEQTQAIDRSHRIGQAEPVTAWRIIAAQTIDARIAELIDNKAGLAAQALDGSEEEVGSSADVQHEALVALLTDALSAAPTHLER from the coding sequence GTGCGCGGTAAGGCCGCCACGGCGGCCCTGCCGGGCATTCCGGAGGAGGAGTTCGTGGCTCGACGAGGCCAGCCCCAGACCAGGGCTCGCCGTAGCGCCCCGCGGGAGCAACGACGCGGCCGCGAACGCGGCGACGTCATGTCGGTGCTCGCGCACTCCGTCCGGGAGGTCGCGGCCGCCCTGCGGAGCGGCCGGGTGACACCCGCGACGCGCACGAAGTTCCAGGCGGTCGCACTGCTGTTGCGCGAGGAGCGCGCCCGGGTCCGGGCGGAGGAGAACATCAGCGACGCGCGCCGGGCCGGGCGGCTCAAGCGTCTCGACGACATCGCGACGACCCTCGCGATGACCGCCGTCCGTGACCCGGCGCTCCTGGCGCTCCTCGCCGAGGACGCCATCGTCTCCGACGAGGCCAGGTCGCTCGCCCGGGACGTGCTGCGGAAGGCGGGCAGCGAGACGGGCCTCGAGACGGACGTCGACCAGGCCCCGCCGGTGGAGGTCCCCGCCGCCCCCACCAAGCCCCGGGTGGTGCCGCAGTCGGTCGTCTCGCGGCAGTTGGCCAACCCCTTCCTCGCCCCCGATTTCTCGGCCCCCCGGCCGAGCGCACCCCGTCCGACGCCGCTGGCCGGCTGGGAGCTGCTCGGCCCGCTGCTGCGGTCGTTCGAGCGCGCCGGTGGCGGTGCCTCGGCGTGCATGGCCCTCCCCGCGCCGACCCTCCAGAGGGCGCCGGGCGGCCGGGAGCTCATGCCGCACCAGGCCCGGCTGGTCGCCGCGGCCCAGGCCGGCCACCGGACCTTCCTGCTCGCCGACGAGCCGGGGCTGGGCAAGACGGCCCAGGCGCTGCTCGCCGCGGAGGCGGCGAACGCCTACCCCCTGCTCGTCGTCGTGCCCAACGTCGTCAAGACGAACTGGGTGCGCGAGGCCGGTCTGTGGACACCCCGCCGCTCGGCGACGGTGATCCACGGCAACGGTGACTCCATCGACGGCTTCGCCGACATCGTCGTCGTCAACTACGAGGTGCTCGACCGGCATGTGGGGTGGCTCGGCGACTTCGGCTTCCGCGGAATGGTCGTCGACGAGGCGCACTTCATCAAGAACAAGGCCTCCCAGCGCTCGCAGCACGTCCTGGAGCTCTCCGAACGCATCCGGTCCTTCACCGCGCGTCCGCTGCTGATGGCCCTCACCGGCACCCCGCTGATCAACGACATCGAGGACTTCCTCGCCATCTGGCAGTTCCTCGGCTGGATCGACGGGACGAAACCGCTTGCCGACCTGATGGACGCCCTCACCGAGACCGGCCTGACACCCGCCGATCCGGGCTTCTACGCCGCCGCCCGCAGCTGCGTCGTGGACCTCGGCATCGTCCGTCGCCGCAAGGTCGACGTGGCCGCCGACATCCCGGCGCGGCGCATCGCCGACCTTCCCGTCGAGCTGGACGGGCCCGCCGGCCGGTCGATTCGGGCCGCCGAGCGCGACCTCGCCCGCCGGATGATGGCCCGGTACTCCGACGCACTCGCCATCCGACGGTCCGGTGGCGTCGTCGAGAGCCCCACCGCCGACGGCATCGACCACGACCTCGTGCGCCGGGTGGCCAGGTGGGAGCAGAAGGATGCGGCCACGTCGACGACCGGCGACAATGTCTTCAGCATGATGCGACGCATCGGCCACGCGAAGGCCGGCCTCGCCGCCGACTACGCCGCACAGCTCGCGCGCAGCGCAGGGAAGGTGGTCTTCTTCGCCAAGCACGTCGACGTGATGGACGCCGCCGAGGAAACGTTCACCAAGCAGGGGGTCCGGTTCTCCTCGATCCGCGGCGACCAGACGTCGACCGTGCGACAGCGCAACATCGACGCCTTCGTCAACGACCCCGGCGTCGCCGTCGCGGTCTGCTCGCTGACCGCGGCCGGTGTGGGCATCAACCTCCAGGTCGCCTCCAACATCGTGCTCGCGGAACTCTCCTGGACCGCCGCGGAACAGACCCAGGCCATCGACCGCAGCCACCGCATCGGTCAGGCGGAGCCCGTCACCGCGTGGCGCATCATCGCCGCCCAGACGATCGATGCCAGGATCGCCGAGCTGATCGACAACAAGGCCGGCCTCGCCGCCCAAGCGCTCGACGGCTCCGAGGAGGAAGTCGGATCGTCGGCCGACGTGCAGCACGAGGCGCTCGTCGCGCTGCTGACCGACGCGCTGTCGGCGGCCCCGACGCACCTTGAGAGGTGA
- a CDS encoding histone-like nucleoid-structuring protein Lsr2, translating into MKLIDDLDGGEADETISFTLDGKAFEIDLNDENAAGLRDALAPFVGAARRAGGTAAVSRTKSYARSTRTRQETAEIREWAAANGHSVSARGRIPSAVIEAYENRGSTPVAAAKVEAPVFEAPVVKPKRRTRKKADA; encoded by the coding sequence GTGAAACTGATCGACGACCTGGACGGCGGCGAGGCTGACGAGACGATCAGCTTCACGTTGGACGGTAAGGCTTTCGAGATCGACCTCAACGACGAGAACGCGGCCGGCCTTCGCGATGCGCTGGCTCCGTTCGTCGGTGCGGCTCGTCGTGCCGGCGGCACTGCGGCTGTATCGAGGACGAAGAGCTATGCGCGGTCGACACGAACGCGTCAGGAAACTGCTGAGATCCGGGAATGGGCGGCTGCCAACGGGCACTCCGTCTCCGCCCGCGGGCGGATCCCGTCTGCCGTGATCGAGGCCTACGAGAACCGGGGGAGCACGCCCGTTGCGGCTGCCAAGGTCGAGGCTCCGGTCTTCGAGGCCCCGGTCGTCAAGCCGAAGCGGCGAACGCGCAAGAAGGCCGACGCCTGA
- a CDS encoding SulP family inorganic anion transporter, whose translation MRATRVPVLTGVLPVERGRWLPELLAGTTLAALAVPEVLGYARIAGMPVVTGLYTMLLPAVVFVLFGASRHLVVGADSATAAILAAALAGLAATGGPRYTALAGTATLVLAVLLVLARLARLGFLANFLSRTVLVGFLTGVGVQVALGQVPDMLGVAGGSGGLPARLAHLVGEFGGVSLPTLGVGLGAIAIMIVGRRVDRRIPAALVAVVAAVAADAVFDLGRFGVAVLGPVPAGLPGLALPALAPSDLAAVLPAAASMLLVVLAQSAATARAYAARFDETPDTDADLVGLAGANLAATVTGAFVVNGSPTKTQMVVGAGGRSQLAQLASVVAVVVVCLVATGPLAHLPLAALAAVVFLIGVELVDVAGLRRILAVRRAEFVVALLTAVAVIVLGVEDGVLIAVVASIVDHLRHSYSPHNAVLVKSPAGHWRSEPVARGARTSGGLIVYRFASGLYFANASRLFADVETLLAAGPDLRWFCLDAAGIGDVDFTASTVLADVFARLRARGVHVVTSNLADGVRAELERYGVTPDAWYDTSGEALAAYETECNRG comes from the coding sequence GTGCGGGCGACGCGGGTGCCGGTGCTGACCGGGGTCCTGCCGGTGGAACGCGGCCGGTGGCTGCCGGAATTGCTGGCCGGGACGACGCTGGCCGCGCTGGCCGTCCCGGAGGTCCTGGGATACGCGCGGATCGCGGGCATGCCCGTGGTCACGGGCCTGTACACGATGCTGCTGCCGGCGGTGGTGTTCGTGCTGTTCGGCGCGTCTCGGCACCTGGTCGTGGGCGCCGACTCCGCCACCGCCGCGATCCTCGCGGCCGCCCTGGCCGGGCTGGCCGCGACCGGCGGCCCGCGCTACACCGCGCTGGCCGGAACCGCCACGCTCGTCCTGGCCGTACTGTTGGTGCTCGCGCGGCTGGCCCGGCTCGGGTTCCTGGCGAATTTCCTGTCCCGCACGGTGCTCGTCGGTTTCCTGACCGGGGTGGGCGTGCAGGTCGCGTTGGGTCAGGTGCCCGACATGCTCGGGGTGGCGGGAGGGTCCGGGGGCCTCCCGGCGCGGCTGGCGCATCTCGTGGGCGAGTTCGGTGGCGTCTCGTTGCCGACGCTCGGGGTCGGACTGGGCGCGATCGCGATCATGATCGTCGGCCGGCGGGTGGACCGGCGCATCCCGGCCGCGCTGGTGGCCGTCGTGGCCGCAGTCGCCGCCGACGCCGTCTTCGACCTCGGCCGGTTCGGGGTGGCTGTGCTCGGCCCGGTTCCGGCGGGGCTGCCGGGCCTCGCGTTGCCTGCGCTGGCCCCGTCCGACCTCGCCGCCGTGCTGCCCGCAGCGGCGTCGATGCTCCTGGTGGTGCTGGCCCAGTCCGCGGCAACCGCCCGCGCCTACGCCGCCCGGTTCGACGAGACCCCCGACACCGACGCCGACCTGGTCGGGCTGGCGGGCGCCAACCTCGCCGCGACGGTGACGGGTGCGTTCGTCGTCAACGGCAGCCCGACCAAGACGCAGATGGTGGTCGGTGCGGGCGGGCGCAGCCAGCTCGCCCAGCTCGCCTCCGTCGTCGCGGTGGTCGTGGTGTGTCTGGTCGCGACCGGCCCGCTCGCGCACCTGCCGCTGGCCGCGCTGGCCGCCGTCGTGTTCCTCATCGGAGTCGAGCTGGTCGACGTCGCGGGCCTGCGGCGCATCCTGGCCGTGCGGCGCGCCGAGTTCGTCGTCGCGCTGCTGACCGCCGTAGCCGTGATCGTGCTCGGCGTCGAGGACGGCGTCCTGATCGCGGTCGTCGCCTCGATCGTCGACCACCTGCGGCACAGTTACAGCCCGCACAACGCCGTCCTGGTCAAGTCGCCCGCCGGACACTGGCGCTCGGAGCCGGTCGCCCGGGGCGCGCGGACCAGCGGTGGGCTCATCGTGTACCGGTTCGCCAGCGGGTTGTACTTCGCGAACGCCTCGCGCCTGTTCGCCGACGTCGAGACGCTGCTGGCGGCGGGCCCCGACCTGCGCTGGTTCTGCCTGGATGCAGCGGGCATCGGCGACGTCGACTTCACCGCGTCGACGGTCCTGGCAGACGTCTTCGCCCGACTGCGTGCCCGCGGCGTCCACGTCGTCACCTCGAATCTCGCCGACGGCGTTCGCGCCGAGCTGGAGCGCTACGGCGTCACCCCCGACGCCTGGTACGACACCTCCGGCGAGGCGCTCGCCGCCTACGAGACGGAGTGCAACCGTGGCTGA
- a CDS encoding DUF2156 domain-containing protein: MATRTGFDVRAPRGTYRALLRAVVAALVLAAAAYVSLGLMLRDDFDPVPGVVDLLGALPSRLVPPGYLVGVAPGFLPVGWAATMLYEWIGPAVWLVLAVTALRTFLRSRPGSAESDLVRVRALLGAGAGGSLQYMATWPGHAYWFTPDGTGAVAYRVIGGVAVTTGGPVGRPESVPDAVAGFAAHCREQGWTPCFYSVDAVVAAVTRELGWSTVQVAEETLLPLADLT; this comes from the coding sequence GTGGCGACCCGCACCGGGTTCGATGTGCGGGCGCCCCGCGGCACGTACCGGGCGCTCCTGCGGGCCGTGGTGGCCGCGCTCGTGCTCGCGGCCGCCGCCTACGTGAGCCTCGGCCTGATGCTGCGGGACGACTTCGATCCCGTGCCCGGCGTCGTCGACCTGCTGGGCGCCCTGCCGTCGCGGCTGGTCCCACCCGGCTACCTCGTCGGGGTCGCGCCCGGGTTCCTGCCCGTCGGTTGGGCGGCCACGATGCTCTACGAGTGGATCGGGCCCGCGGTGTGGCTGGTCCTGGCGGTCACGGCGCTGCGGACGTTCCTGCGCAGCCGCCCGGGCTCCGCGGAGTCGGACCTCGTCCGGGTGCGCGCCCTCCTCGGCGCGGGCGCGGGCGGGTCGTTGCAGTACATGGCGACCTGGCCGGGCCACGCCTACTGGTTCACCCCGGACGGCACCGGGGCCGTCGCGTACCGGGTGATCGGCGGGGTAGCCGTGACCACGGGCGGCCCCGTCGGACGTCCGGAGTCGGTGCCCGACGCCGTCGCCGGGTTCGCCGCCCACTGCCGCGAGCAGGGCTGGACCCCCTGCTTCTACAGCGTCGACGCCGTGGTGGCGGCCGTCACGCGCGAGCTGGGCTGGAGCACGGTGCAGGTGGCCGAGGAGACCCTGCTGCCCCTGGCGGACCTGACCTAG
- a CDS encoding MFS transporter — protein sequence MLERPERDRPARRTEVGFWIVAVAFTAVMSLGTAPSPLYPLYQERYGFSAAVVTVVFAAYAVGVIVSLFLLGHLSDQLGRRRLLLAAVVTAVASAAVFTVWPQLPGLLSARVLSGVAVGMITSTGVAALAELDAAGRPGRGGRRAAVVGTAANLGGLGFGPFLAGLLADLAPWPLHLSYVVHLVVLVAVAALLALVPETVRRPDPRPSYRPQRAAVPPELRRQFAVAALAAIVAFALFGLFAALGSAFIRGTLGSASHTLGGLSTTATFGTAALVQALVRDPAGRWAGLLGTVAVPLGLAVVVAATWWPSLPLFLAGEVAVGAGAGLMFAGAVRVVAATAAPQNRAEVLAGLFLAAYLGLTLPVLGLGAASRYAALPVVLTAYAALAAVVAVSTGRALRRARP from the coding sequence GTGCTCGAACGTCCGGAGCGCGACCGCCCGGCACGGCGGACTGAAGTCGGCTTCTGGATCGTCGCCGTCGCCTTCACCGCGGTCATGTCGCTGGGCACCGCGCCGTCCCCGCTCTACCCCCTCTACCAGGAACGCTACGGCTTCTCCGCCGCCGTCGTGACGGTGGTGTTCGCCGCCTACGCGGTGGGTGTGATCGTCAGCCTCTTCCTGCTCGGACACCTGTCGGACCAGCTGGGCAGGCGCCGGCTGCTGCTCGCCGCGGTGGTGACGGCGGTGGCGTCGGCGGCGGTGTTCACCGTCTGGCCGCAGCTGCCGGGCCTGCTGTCGGCCCGGGTGCTCTCCGGCGTCGCGGTCGGGATGATCACCTCCACGGGGGTGGCCGCCCTCGCCGAGCTGGACGCCGCGGGACGGCCGGGCCGGGGCGGGCGACGGGCGGCCGTGGTCGGTACCGCGGCGAACCTGGGGGGCCTCGGGTTCGGGCCGTTCCTCGCGGGGCTGCTGGCCGATCTCGCGCCGTGGCCGCTGCACCTGTCCTACGTCGTCCACCTGGTGGTGCTGGTGGCCGTGGCCGCCCTGCTCGCGCTGGTGCCCGAGACCGTCCGGCGGCCCGACCCGCGGCCGTCGTACCGGCCTCAGCGGGCGGCGGTGCCTCCGGAGCTGCGCCGGCAGTTCGCGGTGGCCGCCCTGGCGGCCATCGTGGCCTTCGCGCTGTTCGGGTTGTTCGCCGCGCTGGGGTCGGCGTTCATCCGGGGCACGCTCGGCTCGGCGTCGCACACCCTCGGCGGGCTCTCCACGACGGCCACCTTCGGCACCGCTGCGCTGGTGCAGGCGCTCGTGCGGGATCCGGCCGGGCGGTGGGCGGGTCTGCTCGGCACCGTGGCCGTCCCGCTCGGGCTGGCGGTCGTGGTGGCCGCCACGTGGTGGCCGTCGCTGCCGCTCTTCCTGGCCGGGGAGGTCGCCGTCGGCGCCGGAGCCGGGCTGATGTTCGCCGGCGCGGTGCGCGTGGTCGCCGCGACCGCCGCCCCGCAGAACCGTGCCGAGGTGCTGGCCGGGCTGTTCCTGGCCGCCTACCTCGGGCTGACGCTGCCGGTGCTCGGCCTGGGCGCCGCCAGCCGGTACGCGGCGCTGCCGGTCGTCCTCACCGCCTACGCGGCGCTGGCCGCGGTGGTCGCGGTGTCGACCGGGCGCGCACTGCGGCGCGCCCGGCCCTGA